From the Tribolium castaneum strain GA2 chromosome 2, icTriCast1.1, whole genome shotgun sequence genome, one window contains:
- the l(3)07882 gene encoding nucleolar protein 14 homolog, which translates to MKPRKKPEKNAPNPFEIHINKQKMTVLGQKNKNDRGLPGVSRAKALKKRKETLLQEYKLQNKSNKFTDRRIGERSRDLTSEDKLMARFTALRKKAHKKSIFNLADDEVLTHKGQTLAEIEKFDDPRSDNEDSDEDKSGKLDSAFVGDAHFGGGVLRKTGKEGAKTHRELIDELIAESKKRKAEKQRTKEATLELTEKLDTEWKDLLPLVSRAQKGEPDKGAVDDYDKVMRELRFEARGTVSDRLKSEDEVAQEEKQRLEELEEKRRERMRGFEPKTQKHRSADDLDDDVYEADPEYMLSYNTEGEANVEIGAEINGKTVGGEESDEEEECEEEEEEQSDDDLADLKAETSDESDEETEAKATKTDVVAKTDETSADLPFTFALPDSYEALQQLLDDKSSRQQATILERMVKCNHPSLAEKNKNGLGTLFVYLLQYLNDCASEKSAARLFEIYKSLAPHIFDLAQLNKENTHSSMLEVIKEKHDEFKKRPKDFPGLELLVFFKLVSLLFTTSDFRHQVVTPCFVFIEQILNKCKIKSGKDIAYGIFLVTLVLEYTSLSKRVLPTAINYLGGILHMAIPKCGVKLIKVNPPFKPTTSSLVLVEKSCEDCDFKMEASDLERDEINDSFKIRAIYTVLRLVQDFDNNLVSLPSNVEIFNDIRAYLELLPTRNYPKKVADLFESVSQQLKNRKVERKLEYIVLAAKRPKALRLYEPKIVEVFDGKKRKIQSREKAERDKLLHKLKKETKGALREIRRDKAFLGRVKIHQRIQSDNERKEKVKRIYAEASIQQSELNSLDRKKKRK; encoded by the exons ATGAAGCCGCGCAAAAAACCCGAAAAAAACGCCCCCAACCCGTTCGAAATCCACATCAACAAGCAAAAAATGACCGTCCTGGgccagaaaaacaaaaacgatCGGGGGCTGCCGGGAGTCTCACGCGCGAAAGCGCTCAAAAAACGCAAAGAAACCCTCCTTCAGGAGTACAAACTGCAAAACAAATCGAACAAGTTTACGGACCGGAGGATCGGCGAGCGGAGCCGCGACCTGACCTCTGAAGACAAGCTGATGGCCCGGTTCACCGCCCTTCGGAAAAAAGCGCACAAAAAGTCGATTTTTAACCTGGCCGACGACGAAGTTCTGACCCACAAGGGGCAAACTCTTGCCGAAATAGAGAAATTCGACGACCCGAGGTCGGATAACGAGGACTCGGATGAGGACAAGTCGGGTAAGCTGGACTCAGCGTTTGTGGGGGACGCGCACTTCGGGGGCGGCGTTTTGCGCAAAACGGGCAAAGAAGGGGCGAAGACGCACCGAGAACTGATCGACGAGTTGATTGCCGAGTCGAAGAAACGCAAAGCTGAGAAGCAACGCACCAAGGAGGCGACGCTCGAGCTCACTGAGAAATTGGACACGGAGTGGAAGGACTTGCTGCCGCTGGTGAGCAGGGCCCAGAAGGGGGAGCCCGACAAGGGGGCCGTCGACGACTACGATAAGGTCATGCGTGAGTTGAGGTTTGAGGCGCGCGGGACGGTCTCCGACCGGTTGAAGAGTGAGGACGAGGTGGCTCAGGAGGAAAAACAGCGGTTGGAGGAGTTGGAGGAGAAGCGGCGGGAGCGAATGCGGGGGTTTGAGCCCAAGACTCAGAAGCACCGCAGTGCTGACGATTTAGACGATGATGTTTACGAGGCGGATCCTGAGTACATGCTCAGCTACAACACGGAGGGGGAGGCAAATGTGGAAATTGGGGCTGAGATAAACGGGAAAACTGTTGGTGGGGAAGAAAGTGACGAAGAAGAAGAGTGTGAAGAAGAGGAGGAAGAACAGTCCGATGATGATTTGGCCGATCTTAAGGCCGAAACGAGCGACGAAAGTGACGAGGAAACCGAAGCCAAGGCCACAAAGACTGATGTTGTTGCAAAAACCGACGAAACGTCGGCCGACCTGCCGTTCACGTTCGCACTGCCTGACTCCTACGAGGCCCTCCAGCAACTCCTCGACGACAAATCGAGTCGCCAACAAGCCACGATTCTTGAAAGAATGGTCAAGTGCAATCACCCAAGTCTCgccgaaaaaaacaaaaacggaCTTGGCACACTGTTTGTCTATTTATTGCAGTATTTGAACGATTGTGCGTCGGAAAAAAGCGCTGCCCGTTTGTTCGAAATTTACAAAAGTTTGGCTCCGCACATTTTTGATTTGGCTCAgctaaataaagaaaataccCACAGTTCGATGCTTGAAGTGATTAAGGAAAAACACGACGAGTTTAAAAAACGACCGAAGGATTTTCCCGGCTTGGagttgttggtttttttcAAGCTGGTCAGTTTGTTGTTCACAACGTCCGATTTTCGGCATCAGGTTGTGACCccgtgttttgtttttattgaacaaattttgaataagtgtaaaataaaaagtggcAAAGATATCGCGTACGGgatttttttagtgactttGGTTCTAGAG TATACTTCACTATCGAAGCGGGTTTTACCGACTGCGATTAATTATCTCGGAGGGATCTTGCATATGGCGATCCCCAAGTGTGGGGTGAAACTAATCAAAGTCAATCCTCCCTTCAAGCCCACGACAAGTTCTCTAGTTCTTGTTGAAAAGTCTTGCGAGGATTGTGATTTCAAAATGGAAGCTTCTGATTTAGAAAGGGACGAAATTAAcgattctttcaaaatcagaGCAATTTATACTGTTTTAAGGCTAGTTCAAGACTTTGACAATAATCTAGTTTCTCTGCCCTCAAATGTTGAGATTTTTAACGATATTCGAGCGTATTTGGAGTTACTACCGACGCGAAATTACCCGAAAAAGGTCGCCGATTTGTTTGAAAGcgtttcacaacaattaaaaaatcgcaaagtTGAGCGAAAATTAGAATACATTGTTTTGGCAGCAAAACGACCGAAAGCGCTACGCTTATATGAACCTAAAATTGTGGAAGT ATTTGAtggtaaaaaacgtaaaattcaATCAAGGGAAAAAGCCGAGCGTGACAAATTGTTACATAAACTTAAGAAAGAAACGAAGGGTGCATTGCGTGAAATACGGAGAGATAAGGCGTTTCTGGGACGTGTCAAAATTCATCAACGCATACAAAG TGATAATGAGCGCAAGGAAAAAGTTAAACGAATTTATGCCGAAGCTTCGATCCAGCAAAGCGAATTGAACAGTTTAGACAGGAAGAAGAAACGCAAGTGA
- the LOC663760 gene encoding E3 ubiquitin-protein ligase MARCHF5, whose protein sequence is MDPHDSFESATDTAPPIQLKPRDSRKCCWVCFATEDEDLDALWVQPCKCRGTTKWVHQSCLKRWVDEKEKSGHGGKVVCPQCQTEYIIVFPNMGLFVLLLDTVDGVIFRGSLFLAAGIAASAIYWTGVTYGAITVMQVIGHKEGIDLMEQADPLVLLLGLPSIPVALILGRLICWEDAVLKFMRRHCPKIPIIHNVLPFRGDVLQSDTTVDNDLPPVSSPVSATRILCGALLMPTIANLFGKLFYSSVKSNFHRTILGGITFITVKGFLRIYHKQQQYIRQCQRKILDYTEANISTYLHHNRNSD, encoded by the exons ATGGACCCCCACGACTCATTCGAAAGCGCCACTGACACCGCGCCCCCCATCCAGCTCAAACCGCGCGATTCGCGAAAATGCTGCTGGGTCTGCTTTGCCACCGAAGACGAAGACTTGGACGCACTGTGGGTCCAGCCGTGCAAATGCCGCGGCACCACCAAATGG GTGCACCAATCGTGTCTGAAACGCTGGGTCGATGAGAAGGAGAAGTCGGGCCATGGGGGCAAAGTGGTGTGCCCCCAATGCCAGACCGAGTATATCATAGTCTTCCCGAATATGGGGCTGTTTGTCTTGTTGCTAGACACGGTAGATGGTGTTATTTTCCGGGGCTCGTTGTTTCTCGCAGCGGGGATTGCGGCCAGTGCGATTTACTGGACGGGGGTCACGTATGGGGCCATAACTGTGATGCAGGTCATAGGACACAAGGAAGGGATTGATTTGATGGAGCAGGCTGACCCCCTTGTGCTCCTTTTGGGGCTTCCCTCTATCCCGGTAGCCCTGATTTTGGGGCGCCTGATCTGCTGGGAAGACGCCGTTTTGAAGTTCATGAGACGGCATTGCCCCAAAATCCCCATTATTCACAACGTACTGCCGTTCAG GGGTGATGTCCTCCAGAGTGATACAACGGTCGATAATGACCTGCCTCCAGTCAGCAGCCCTGTCTCAGCGACGCGAATTTTATGCGGGGCTTTACTCATGCCTACGATAGCGAATTTATtcggaaaattattttatagttCAGTGAAATCGAATTTTCATCGAACGATTTTAGGTGGAATTACTTTTATCACAGTTAAGGGATTTTTAAGGATTTATCATAAACAACAACAGTACATCCGGCAATGCCAACGCAAGATTTTAGACTACACTGAAGCCAATATTTCTACTTATTTACATCATAACAGAAATtctgattaa
- the LOC663771 gene encoding 2-aminoethanethiol dioxygenase, whose translation MLIKMLTSQIGTVLKQAVTTFTNKELFFQNMEILKALLDKTTAEDVNLHPQFMTEALWQRPNKAPVTYIDIYEDYNLTIGIFILKPDMKLPLHNHPQMHGLIKVVGGKLKVTSYSLNTEKTRQVDGKAPPGSKFLTAEKCAENLLETHSECCVLEPEVRNLHEIESVGGPAAFIDILAPPYETVIPGNGARKCSYFRVLREVAPSVFRMQEITSPSWYWTDSFPYTGPDLS comes from the coding sequence ATGCTGATAAAAATGCTAACGAGTCAAATCGGCACTGTTTTGAAACAAGCAGTCACCACCTTCACCAACAAAGAGCTGTTCTTCCAAAACATGGAGATCCTCAAAGCCCTTTTGGACAAAACCACCGCCGAGGACGTGAACCTGCACCCCCAGTTCATGACAGAGGCCCTGTGGCAGCGCCCCAACAAGGCCCCAGTGACCTACATTGACATCTACGAGGATTATAACCTCACAATCGGCATTTTCATTCTCAAACCCGATATGAAGCTGCCCCTGCACAACCACCCCCAGATGCACGGGCTCATTAAGGTGGTCGGGGGGAAACTCAAAGTCACCAGTTACTCGCTAAACACTGAAAAGACGCGGCAAGTGGACGGGAAGGCCCCCCCAGGGTCGAAGTTCCTAACAGCCGAAAAATGCGCCGAGAATTTACTAGAAACCCACAGTGAGTGTTGTGTGCTTGAACCCGAAGTGCGGAATTTACACGAGATTGAGAGTGTGGGGGGCCCAGCGGCGTTCATTGACATTTTGGCGCCCCCTTACGAGACTGTTATTCCGGGGAATGGGGCACGCAAGTGCTCCTATTTCCGGGTCTTGAGGGAGGTGGCCCCCAGTGTGTTCAGAATGCAGGAAATCACCTCGCCTAGTTGGTACTGGACTGACTCGTTTCCCTACACAGGACCGGACTTGTCCTAG
- the LOC663782 gene encoding uncharacterized protein C2orf42 homolog, with amino-acid sequence MNATQSIYTFLPACSSPAKPFADLGRPTKRGIKKCPKCGIYNGTRGMICKNKHCDAVFKDYADKRKLSLDAVRLVGIVRQVYSVRVRDRGPDHRGFVQLPLLNPEQDALCFVDSCQRLFDDSILKCHELEHSETALLCVHIDAAIKSQSMAAPIEVQKEVLASLKVSKEIKAKLWQLATEKEGPLVQRVSRTVMAVKCQVSPKHPLGYLHFTFGCTKGREIYDKYYCSCTEFMVSGIISKASNVRLKCVHYYACICALASDPKCAQEFSHFINYELENGSEGPQVESVKSTPKPDRVPKLKVVERVTKRPKFKKLVPNVFPVEIKVLESVEQVAPSGGISWGFIEWLSYVTESINQTMHFENYGNLNTLVFCIPEAFFQEFTKRIPSIYRENEVFPAFNYRIMNILHLKEIFDTPDVKLKISKRFIHDNQKGYIEYDVDANISCQSSFIFFLNVGQTTVDESDNTNNPFLIEWIPGVTNATKIGQLKLQYKYGRKSTT; translated from the exons ATGAATGCGACCCAGTCCATTTACACCTTCCTCCCTGCGTGCTCCTCTCCGGCCAAACCCTTCGCCGATTTGGGCCGGCCCACGAAACGGGGCATAAAAAAATGCCCCAAGTGCGGCATCTACAACGGCACCCGGGGCATGATCTGCAAGAACAAGCACTGCGACGCCGTGTTCAAAGACTACGCCGACAAGCGCAAGTTGAGTCTGGACGCCGTGCGCCTCGTCGGGATCGTGCGCCAGGTGTACTCGGTGCGGGTGCGCGACCGGGGGCCCGACCACCGGGGCTTCGTCCAGCTGCCGCTGCTGAACCCCGAACAGGACGCCCTGTGTTTCGTTGATTCGTGCCAGAGGCTGTTCGACGACTCGATTCTCAAGTGCCATGAGCTGGAGCACAGCGAGACCGCGCTGCTGTGCGTCCACATCGACGCGGCGATTAAGAGCCAGAGCATGGCAGCCCCCATTGAGGTCCAAAAGGAGGTTTTGGCCTCGTTGAAggtttcgaaagaaattaaagcGAAGCTGTGGCAGTTGGCCACGGAGAAAGAGGGGCCTCTGGTGCAGAGAGTCTCGCGGACCGTGATGGCGGTCAAGTGCCAAGTGAGCCCCAAACACCCCCTGGGGTACCTCCACTTTACCTTCGGGTGCACGAAAGGCCGCGAGATTTACGACAAGTATTACTGCAGTTGTACCGAATTTATGG TTTCAGGGATTATAAGCAAGGCGAGCAATGTCCGACTCAAATGTGTGCACTATTATGCGTGCATTTGTGCCCTTGCCAGCGACCCGAAATGTGCGCAAGAGTTTAGTCATTTCATTAATTACGAATTGGAGAACGGCTCCGAAGGGCCACAAGTTGAAAGTGTTAAAAGCACGCCTAAACCTGACAGGGTGCCGAAACTGAAGGTGGTTGAGCGAGTGACGAAACGtccaaaattcaaaaaactggtCCCTAATGTGTTTCCGGTTGAAATCAAAGTGCTGGAAAGTGTGGAACAAGTCGCCCCAAGTGGGGGAATTTCGTGGGGGTTTATCGAATGGTTGTCTTATGTGACTGAATCCATAAACCAAACCATGCACTTCGAGAATTACGGCAATTTAaacactttggttttttgcatcCCTGAG gcattttttcaagaatttactAAACGAATTCCAAGTATCTATCGGGAAAACGAAGTTTTTCCTGCCTTTAACTACCGAATTATGAACATTTTGCATCTCAAAGAGATATTTGATACTCCAGAT GTCAAGTTGAAAATTTCCAAGAGATTTATTCATGACAATCAAAAGGGTTACATTGAGTACGATGTTGATGCAAACATCAGTTGTCAgtcaagttttatttttttcctaaatgtTGGACAAACCACGGTTGACGAGAGTGACAACACGAATAATCCCTTCTTGATCGAGTGGATCCCCGGAGTCACCAATGCCACAAAAATTGGACAGTTGAAGTTGCAGTATAAATATGGGCGCAAAAGTACTACttga
- the LOC663793 gene encoding retinol-binding protein pinta: MTALADSARAYARQTLNETPETLAAGLAALRLWISSNPQLHVNPDERSLLAFLRACKFDLERTKGKLSDYYTMRRDIPEWYSNRDPLHPQIRALTRLGVFVPLRKHHDNQLVVIIRTAAHDPRVHRQDDVFKAGNMILDVATRDDHLCQIYGIVAIFDMEGVGFWHGRQMTPGIIKKAVRSWQNYHCRPKKLEFVNAPIYINVVLSIFKGFMSEKLKGRVRVHYGGREDVLKIVPKEVLPKEYGGEDGTLEEVIGHWVARLEEEKEWFAEDEKYKAE; encoded by the coding sequence ATGACCGCTCTCGCCGACTCCGCGCGGGCCTACGCCCGCCAGACCCTCAACGAGACGCCCGAGACCCTCGCCGCAGGCCTCGCCGCCCTCCGCCTCTGGATCTCCTCCAACCCCCAGCTGCACGTCAACCCCGACGAGCGCTCCCTGCTGGCCTTCCTGCGCGCCTGCAAGTTCGACCTGGAGCGCACCAAGGGCAAGCTCTCCGACTACTACACCATGCGTCGGGACATCCCCGAGTGGTACTCCAACCGCGACCCCCTCCACCCCCAGATCCGGGCCCTGACGAGGCTCGGCGTCTTCGTGCCTCTGCGGAAGCACCACGACAACCAACTCGTCGTGATAATCCGGACCGCAGCGCACGACCCGCGAGTGCATCGCCAGGACGACGTGTTCAAAGCGGGAAATATGATTCTGGACGTGGCGACCAGAGACGACCATCTGTGCCAGATCTACGGGATTGTGGCGATTTTTGACATGGAGGGAGTGGGGTTCTGGCATGGCCGGCAGATGACCCCCGGGATTATCAAAAAGGCGGTGAGGTCGTGGCAGAATTACCACTGCAGGCCGAAGAAGTTGGAGTTTGTGAATGCGCCGATTTATATTAATGTGGTTTTGAGCATTTTTAAGGGGTTTATGAGTGAGAAGTTGAAGGGGAGGGTTAGGGTGCATTATGGGGGGCGGGAGGACGTGCTGAAGATTGTGCCCAAGGAGGTTCTGCCCAAGGAGTATGGAGGGGAGGACGGCACGTTGGAGGAGGTGATTGGGCATTGGGTGGCCCGGCTGGAGGAGGAGAAGGAGTGGTTTGCCGAGGACGAAAAATATAAAGCCGAATAG